A genomic region of Pseudomonas sp. MPC6 contains the following coding sequences:
- a CDS encoding DoxX family protein — protein sequence MSTSLSTAVKGLHLNLDRTGSWIAPLTLRVFLAWEFFESGLEKFNGQNWFADIQDRFPFPFNHVSATLNWELSMWAELICALALLIGLGTRVSAFILIVVTLVATAAVHWPADWSTFSELAQGYAISDKGHGNFKLPLIYLAAFMPLLLSGAGKLSVDALLARFFWRHNSR from the coding sequence ATGAGCACCTCACTCTCTACGGCCGTCAAAGGCCTGCACCTGAACCTCGACCGTACCGGTAGCTGGATCGCGCCCCTGACCCTGCGGGTGTTCCTCGCCTGGGAGTTCTTCGAATCCGGCCTGGAAAAATTCAATGGCCAGAACTGGTTCGCCGATATCCAGGATCGTTTTCCATTTCCGTTCAACCACGTGTCGGCCACGTTGAACTGGGAACTGTCGATGTGGGCCGAACTGATTTGCGCACTCGCCCTGTTGATCGGCCTGGGGACGCGGGTTTCCGCCTTCATTCTGATCGTGGTCACCCTCGTCGCGACCGCCGCCGTTCACTGGCCGGCCGATTGGTCTACATTCAGTGAGCTTGCCCAGGGTTACGCCATCAGCGACAAGGGGCACGGCAACTTCAAGCTGCCGCTGATCTACCTGGCGGCCTTTATGCCGCTGTTACTCTCTGGCGCCGGCAAGCTCAGCGTCGATGCGCTGCTGGCGAGATTCTTCTGGCGTCACAACTCTCGTTGA
- a CDS encoding aldehyde dehydrogenase family protein — translation MSLALERLVAGTPIPFAGNRVTVVSPELAARFQPGDHLLVEQLSGELLLIPVADQQAATVAIERAQAAFKAMSAVSDQAIDAFFDLFAQRLETPDCWALIEAANLADIERAKARGRSTTRLLADERMRRDMIAGLRAWRDAPATRGKVISCTEHDGWKVEQVVSPLGIVAFVFEGRPNVFADAAGVLRTGNTAVLRIGSDALGTAQAIVAHALNPALADAGLPTGAVSLVESVNHAAGWAMFADRRLSLAVARGSGRAVSQLGSIAQQAGTAVSLHGTGGAWLIANQDANAERFAAVVRNSLDRKVCNTLNVCLIHRDRAVELVPLFLEALRQAGVARGQGCKLHIVEGSEAYLPSEWLTASVEVYRAEGYQSEPLAEPLPEDQLGREWEWEETPEVSLKIVEDLDQSIALFNRYSPQFTVSLISDDAQAQERFYNAVNAPFVGNGITRWVDGQYALNKPELGLSNWESGRLFARSAILSGDGVFTIRSRMTQTDLSVKR, via the coding sequence ATGTCTCTTGCGCTCGAACGTCTGGTTGCTGGCACCCCGATCCCTTTCGCCGGTAACCGTGTCACGGTGGTCAGCCCCGAACTGGCAGCGCGCTTCCAGCCCGGTGACCACTTGCTGGTGGAGCAGCTCAGCGGTGAATTGTTGCTGATTCCCGTGGCGGACCAGCAAGCGGCGACTGTCGCGATCGAACGGGCGCAAGCGGCATTCAAGGCGATGTCCGCGGTATCGGATCAGGCGATCGACGCGTTCTTCGATCTGTTCGCCCAACGCCTGGAAACCCCGGATTGCTGGGCCTTGATCGAAGCCGCGAACCTGGCGGACATCGAACGGGCCAAGGCGCGCGGACGTTCCACCACGCGCCTGCTGGCCGATGAGCGCATGCGCCGCGACATGATCGCCGGGCTCAGGGCCTGGCGCGATGCGCCGGCCACCCGGGGCAAGGTGATCAGTTGCACCGAGCATGACGGCTGGAAAGTCGAGCAAGTGGTGTCGCCCCTGGGCATCGTCGCCTTTGTCTTCGAGGGCCGTCCGAACGTGTTCGCCGACGCGGCGGGCGTGCTGCGCACGGGCAACACCGCGGTACTGCGCATTGGTAGCGATGCGTTGGGCACCGCGCAAGCGATCGTCGCCCACGCGCTTAATCCGGCACTGGCCGACGCCGGGTTGCCGACTGGCGCCGTGTCGCTGGTGGAAAGCGTCAATCACGCCGCCGGTTGGGCGATGTTCGCCGATCGACGCCTGTCGCTCGCCGTGGCCCGTGGTTCGGGCCGGGCTGTCAGCCAGTTGGGCAGCATTGCGCAACAGGCCGGCACCGCCGTCAGCCTGCATGGCACCGGCGGCGCCTGGCTGATCGCGAACCAGGACGCCAATGCTGAACGCTTCGCCGCCGTGGTGCGCAATTCCCTGGACCGCAAAGTCTGCAACACCTTGAATGTGTGCCTGATCCACCGCGACCGCGCCGTTGAGCTGGTGCCGCTGTTTCTCGAGGCGCTGCGACAGGCCGGCGTTGCGCGGGGCCAGGGCTGCAAGCTGCACATAGTCGAAGGTAGCGAGGCGTACTTGCCGAGCGAGTGGCTGACCGCGAGTGTCGAGGTGTATCGCGCCGAAGGTTATCAATCCGAACCTTTGGCCGAACCGCTGCCCGAAGATCAGTTGGGCCGCGAGTGGGAATGGGAAGAAACCCCGGAAGTCAGCCTGAAGATCGTCGAGGACCTGGACCAGTCCATCGCCTTGTTCAATCGCTACAGCCCGCAGTTCACCGTGTCGTTGATCAGTGACGATGCCCAGGCTCAGGAGCGCTTCTACAACGCGGTCAACGCGCCTTTTGTCGGCAACGGCATTACCCGCTGGGTCGACGGGCAATACGCGCTGAACAAGCCGGAACTGGGCCTTTCGAACTGGGAGAGCGGTCGTCTGTTCGCGCGTAGCGCCATTCTTTCCGGTGATGGGGTATTCACCATTCGCAGCCGCATGACGCAGACCGATCTGTCGGTCAAACGCTGA
- a CDS encoding BON domain-containing protein, with protein sequence MKRHSFEHYSHNLEMVAHDAWITTRVKSALAMAKPGLGLHIHVKTLAGRVLLSGLVDTHRECEQAVALARSVNGVVDIDASGLQTHVFRPGSVPGAPDAEEGTEYRPPSSRKMDDK encoded by the coding sequence ATGAAACGTCATTCCTTTGAGCATTACTCTCATAACCTGGAAATGGTCGCGCATGACGCGTGGATTACCACCCGGGTGAAATCGGCGCTGGCAATGGCCAAACCGGGCCTGGGCCTGCATATCCATGTCAAGACCCTGGCGGGCAGGGTGCTGTTGAGCGGACTCGTCGACACCCATAGAGAGTGTGAGCAGGCTGTTGCGCTGGCCCGCTCGGTCAATGGTGTCGTCGACATCGATGCCAGTGGCTTGCAGACTCATGTGTTCCGGCCGGGAAGTGTTCCAGGTGCGCCCGACGCCGAAGAGGGCACCGAGTATCGGCCACCCTCATCACGGAAGATGGACGACAAATGA
- a CDS encoding carbonic anhydrase yields the protein MKALIEGFLKFQNEVFPQRTDLFKHLATTQHPGTLFITCSDSRVVPELLTQQEPGELFVIRNAGNIVPSYSPHPGGVSATVEYAVAVLGVTDIVICGHSDCGAMTAVAQCTCMDHLPAVSGWLQHAESAKVINESRSHASGAAKVSSMVRENVIAQLANIQTHPSVRLAQEKGLLNLHGWVYDIETGSIDALDGGRRTFVPLAEHPTLCAVYGKATEVA from the coding sequence ATGAAAGCGCTCATCGAAGGTTTTTTAAAGTTCCAGAACGAGGTCTTTCCGCAACGGACCGACCTGTTCAAACACCTGGCGACCACCCAGCATCCCGGCACCTTGTTCATCACCTGTTCCGACAGCCGGGTCGTGCCGGAATTACTGACCCAACAAGAGCCCGGTGAACTGTTCGTTATCCGCAACGCCGGCAACATCGTGCCCTCGTACAGCCCGCACCCAGGCGGAGTATCGGCCACGGTCGAATATGCGGTCGCGGTGCTCGGTGTGACTGACATTGTGATCTGCGGTCACTCCGATTGCGGTGCCATGACCGCCGTAGCCCAGTGCACCTGCATGGATCACCTGCCGGCCGTCAGCGGTTGGTTGCAACACGCCGAGTCGGCAAAAGTCATCAATGAATCCCGCTCTCACGCCAGTGGCGCGGCGAAAGTAAGTTCAATGGTGCGGGAAAATGTGATTGCCCAACTGGCCAATATCCAGACGCATCCCAGCGTACGGCTGGCCCAGGAAAAAGGCCTGCTGAATTTGCACGGTTGGGTCTACGACATCGAAACCGGTTCGATCGATGCCCTGGATGGCGGCCGCCGCACGTTCGTGCCGCTGGCCGAGCACCCGACCCTCTGTGCGGTTTATGGCAAAGCGACCGAAGTGGCTTGA
- the cynS gene encoding cyanase, translating into MQQSHAYNDPSLALTTSILDAKARKNLSWQDLAEGTGLGLAYVTAALLGQHPLPASAANVIGDKLDLDADAVARLQIIPLRGSLSGIPTDPTIYRFHEMIQIYGTTLKALVHEQFGDGIISAINFKLDMKKVEDPEGGSRAVITLDGKFLPLRPF; encoded by the coding sequence ATGCAACAGTCCCACGCTTACAACGACCCGAGTCTGGCCCTGACTACCTCGATCCTGGATGCCAAGGCGCGTAAAAACCTGTCGTGGCAGGACCTGGCAGAGGGTACCGGCCTCGGCCTGGCCTACGTCACCGCCGCCCTGCTCGGCCAGCACCCGCTGCCGGCAAGCGCCGCCAACGTGATCGGCGACAAACTCGACCTGGACGCCGACGCCGTGGCCCGCCTGCAGATCATTCCCCTGCGTGGCAGCCTCTCGGGCATCCCGACCGATCCGACCATCTACCGCTTCCACGAAATGATCCAGATCTACGGCACCACCTTGAAAGCCCTGGTGCACGAGCAATTCGGCGACGGCATCATCAGTGCGATCAACTTCAAGCTCGACATGAAGAAGGTCGAGGATCCGGAAGGCGGCTCCCGCGCGGTGATTACCCTCGACGGCAAGTTCCTGCCGCTGCGTCCTTTCTAA
- the cynR gene encoding transcriptional regulator CynR translates to MLLRHLRYLLAVADHGGFTRAAEALHVSQPTLSQQIRQLEETLGVSLFDRTSRTIKPTDAGQAYIECARRVLVELEAGKRALHDVRDLSRGTLRLAMTPTFMAYLVGPLVRDYVARYPNIHLQIFELSMDDIEAGLVDDSLDIAIAFNQVRHADIEAIPAFTETLGVMVGRDHPLYESQAALSAGELARLEFALLTTDFVTRNRIDEYFALEQITPKVVIEVNSVSTLLEVIRHTAIATILPEPIASQDRALRKIPLLGEAPRRGAALLRRKNNYHSAASVAFMERVLAAVADESARSIIH, encoded by the coding sequence ATGCTGCTGCGACATCTGCGCTATTTGCTGGCGGTCGCCGACCACGGCGGCTTCACCCGCGCCGCCGAGGCGCTGCACGTCTCCCAACCGACCCTGTCGCAACAGATCCGGCAACTGGAAGAAACCCTGGGCGTGAGCCTGTTCGACCGGACCTCGCGCACAATCAAGCCGACCGATGCGGGCCAGGCCTACATCGAGTGCGCACGTCGGGTATTGGTGGAGCTGGAGGCGGGCAAACGGGCGCTGCACGACGTCAGGGATTTGTCCCGTGGCACCTTGCGACTGGCGATGACGCCGACCTTCATGGCGTACCTGGTGGGGCCGTTGGTGCGCGATTACGTGGCGCGCTATCCGAACATCCATCTGCAGATTTTCGAGTTGTCGATGGACGATATCGAGGCCGGACTGGTGGATGACTCACTGGATATCGCCATCGCGTTTAACCAGGTCAGGCATGCCGACATCGAGGCGATCCCGGCGTTTACCGAGACCCTGGGGGTGATGGTGGGACGCGATCATCCCCTGTACGAAAGCCAGGCGGCGTTGTCTGCCGGGGAGTTGGCGCGATTGGAGTTTGCATTGCTGACCACGGATTTCGTCACCCGCAATCGCATCGATGAGTACTTCGCCCTGGAGCAGATCACACCGAAGGTGGTGATCGAGGTCAACTCGGTGAGCACCTTGCTCGAAGTGATCCGGCACACGGCCATTGCTACCATCCTGCCGGAACCCATTGCCAGCCAGGACCGGGCGTTGCGCAAAATCCCGTTGCTGGGGGAAGCGCCCAGGCGAGGTGCTGCGCTGCTTCGGCGCAAAAACAATTATCACAGTGCGGCGTCGGTGGCCTTTATGGAGCGGGTGTTGGCTGCGGTTGCGGATGAGTCGGCGAGGTCAATCATCCACTGA
- a CDS encoding GNAT family N-acetyltransferase, producing MFSIELHAARRDELETIENLMQFYLHDFSEWLPLKLGGHGFFDIQPLLDYWRNPATRPFLIKVDDELAGFVTVDDVVHLPGAHCNIGYLFVSRRFRGQGVAKFVVSTLLHQFPGQWQIFHIDANQPARQFWAKVMPDLAGGEFTVHQRPVGGYPCTFYRFEKSQPSATPAPVS from the coding sequence ATGTTTTCAATAGAACTGCACGCCGCCCGACGCGACGAACTGGAAACGATTGAAAACCTGATGCAGTTCTACCTGCATGATTTCAGCGAGTGGCTGCCGCTGAAGCTCGGCGGGCACGGCTTCTTCGACATCCAGCCCCTACTGGATTACTGGCGCAATCCCGCGACCCGGCCATTCCTGATCAAGGTTGACGACGAGTTGGCCGGTTTCGTGACCGTGGATGATGTCGTCCATCTACCCGGCGCCCACTGCAACATCGGCTACCTTTTTGTCAGCCGACGTTTTCGTGGCCAAGGCGTCGCGAAATTTGTCGTTTCCACCCTCTTGCACCAATTCCCCGGTCAATGGCAGATTTTCCACATCGACGCAAACCAGCCGGCACGGCAGTTCTGGGCCAAGGTGATGCCCGATCTCGCGGGCGGTGAGTTCACGGTGCATCAGCGGCCGGTGGGTGGTTACCCTTGTACCTTTTACCGCTTTGAAAAATCGCAACCTTCGGCAACGCCTGCACCGGTCTCGTAG
- a CDS encoding DNA topoisomerase III yields the protein MQLYLCEKPSQAKDIAAVLGARRRGDGCWLGTNVTVTWCIGHLLETAPPDAYDARYKRWVLADLPIIPEKWKMTVKPRTASQYKAVKRLLGEATELVIATDADREGEMIARELVEHCRYRGPIRRLWLSALDDASIRKALAALKPGAETFSLYHSALGRSRADWLIGMNMSRLFTLLGRQSGYQGVLPVGRVQTPTLRLVVDRDRSIADFVPVAYWAIDVQLLHDGTAFTAQWRAASDACDDQDRCLNQALAQQAAAAMSSAASARVIKLRTERMREVAPLPFDLGTLQEVCSKKLGLGAQETLDIAQALYETHKVITYPRSDCGYLPLSQHSEAPGILAALRQADPALNALNDHLQPQRRSRAWNDAKVSAHHGIIPTAAAKNLERLVGKQRAVYTLIRARYLAQFLPNHEYDRTQADFDCAGEALRAVGKQIVEPGWKRALPEALAPAKGREAPVPQTLPALAEGRDCAVAEVKLKDLWTQPPKPFTEGDLIKAMKNVAKLVEDPQLKQKLKDTTGIGTEATRASIIQGLLDRGYLIKHGKALAATPAAFSLIDAVPRAIADPGTTAIWEQALDMVQSGEMSLEEFVTKQAAWMSKQVARCAGLNLTISGPASPAGRGATPWKNQRKPAKRKPSTGTRRTAKPASKA from the coding sequence ATGCAGCTGTATCTCTGTGAAAAACCTTCCCAGGCCAAAGACATCGCGGCCGTGCTCGGCGCCAGGCGTCGCGGCGACGGCTGTTGGCTGGGAACGAACGTCACGGTGACCTGGTGCATCGGCCATCTGCTGGAAACCGCGCCGCCGGACGCCTACGACGCCCGTTACAAACGCTGGGTACTGGCGGACCTGCCGATCATTCCAGAGAAGTGGAAGATGACCGTCAAGCCCCGTACCGCCAGTCAGTACAAGGCCGTCAAACGCTTGCTTGGCGAGGCCACCGAACTGGTGATTGCCACCGACGCCGACCGTGAGGGCGAGATGATCGCCCGGGAACTGGTGGAGCATTGTCGTTATCGCGGGCCGATCCGGCGGCTTTGGCTGTCGGCGCTGGACGATGCGTCGATCCGCAAGGCGCTGGCGGCGCTCAAGCCCGGGGCCGAGACCTTCAGTCTTTATCATTCGGCACTGGGTCGCTCACGGGCCGACTGGTTGATCGGGATGAACATGAGTCGACTGTTCACACTGTTGGGGCGTCAATCCGGTTATCAGGGGGTCTTGCCGGTCGGCCGGGTGCAGACGCCGACCCTGCGCCTGGTGGTGGATCGTGACCGCAGCATTGCCGACTTCGTCCCGGTCGCTTATTGGGCCATCGACGTGCAGCTGCTGCACGACGGCACCGCGTTTACCGCGCAATGGCGGGCGGCCTCCGACGCGTGCGACGATCAGGACCGCTGCCTGAACCAGGCGCTGGCACAGCAAGCGGCGGCGGCGATGAGCAGCGCGGCGAGCGCGCGGGTGATCAAGCTGCGTACCGAGCGGATGCGCGAAGTGGCGCCCCTGCCGTTCGACCTGGGTACCTTGCAGGAGGTCTGCTCGAAGAAGCTGGGCCTGGGCGCCCAGGAAACCCTCGATATCGCCCAGGCGCTCTACGAAACCCACAAGGTCATCACCTACCCGCGCAGCGACTGCGGCTACCTGCCACTGAGCCAGCACAGCGAAGCGCCAGGCATCCTGGCAGCGCTGAGGCAGGCCGACCCGGCGCTGAACGCCTTGAACGATCACCTGCAGCCTCAGCGGCGCTCACGGGCCTGGAACGATGCCAAGGTCAGCGCTCACCACGGCATCATTCCCACCGCCGCGGCAAAGAACCTCGAGCGACTGGTGGGCAAGCAGCGGGCGGTCTACACGCTGATTCGCGCGCGTTATCTGGCGCAGTTTCTGCCCAACCACGAATACGACCGCACCCAGGCCGACTTCGACTGTGCCGGCGAGGCCCTGCGTGCCGTGGGCAAGCAGATTGTCGAGCCCGGTTGGAAACGCGCCCTGCCCGAGGCCCTTGCCCCGGCCAAGGGCCGCGAAGCGCCGGTGCCGCAAACCCTGCCGGCCTTGGCCGAAGGGCGCGATTGCGCCGTGGCCGAGGTGAAGCTCAAGGACCTCTGGACGCAACCGCCCAAGCCGTTTACCGAAGGCGACCTGATCAAGGCGATGAAGAACGTCGCCAAACTGGTGGAAGATCCGCAGCTCAAGCAAAAGCTCAAGGACACTACCGGCATCGGTACCGAAGCGACCCGGGCCTCGATCATCCAGGGTTTGCTCGACCGCGGTTACCTGATCAAGCACGGCAAGGCCCTCGCCGCGACCCCGGCCGCGTTCAGCCTGATCGATGCCGTGCCGCGCGCCATCGCCGATCCCGGGACCACGGCGATCTGGGAACAGGCGCTGGACATGGTGCAGAGCGGTGAAATGAGCCTGGAAGAATTCGTCACCAAACAGGCCGCCTGGATGAGCAAGCAAGTCGCCCGCTGCGCCGGCCTGAACCTGACCATCAGCGGGCCGGCAAGCCCGGCCGGACGTGGCGCCACGCCGTGGAAAAACCAACGCAAACCCGCCAAGCGCAAGCCGTCGACAGGCACCAGACGCACGGCGAAACCGGCGAGCAAGGCTTGA
- a CDS encoding DUF427 domain-containing protein, protein MKSAGPSPVITIAEQPGCLLVKFHGIQVAASARALVLLEANYPPVYYVPREDIDEKYFARTDHTSYCPYKGDANYFSLQIPGHEGANAVWSYENPKVSVEQIRDYVAFYPDQVTFEILKDVE, encoded by the coding sequence ATGAAAAGCGCCGGTCCCAGTCCTGTCATCACCATTGCAGAACAGCCAGGCTGCCTCCTGGTGAAGTTTCACGGTATTCAAGTGGCCGCGTCCGCACGAGCGCTGGTGCTGCTGGAGGCCAATTATCCTCCGGTGTACTACGTCCCCCGGGAGGACATCGACGAAAAATATTTCGCCCGCACCGACCACACCAGCTATTGCCCCTACAAGGGCGACGCCAACTATTTCAGTCTGCAGATCCCTGGGCATGAAGGCGCCAATGCGGTGTGGAGCTATGAAAACCCCAAAGTGTCGGTCGAGCAGATTCGCGACTACGTGGCCTTTTATCCCGATCAAGTGACGTTCGAGATTCTGAAAGACGTCGAGTGA
- the lldD gene encoding FMN-dependent L-lactate dehydrogenase LldD → MIISSASDYREAARRKLPRFLFDYIDGGAYAEHTLRANSADLADISLRQRILKNVETLSLETTLFDQPLAMPIILAPVGLTGMFARRGEVQAAKAAQNKGIPLCLSTVSVCSIEEVSSQSQQPLWFQLYVLKDRGFMRNALERARAAGVQNLVFTVDMPTPGARYRDAHSGMSGPFAASRRIFQAMTRPAWAFDVGVMGRPHDLGNVSKYLGKAVTLEDYMGWLANNFDPSISWSDLEWIREFWKGPMIIKGILDPQDARDAVSFGADGIVVSNHGGRQLDGVLSTTRALPPIMQAIGNDLTVLVDSGIRSGLDVVRMLALGAKGVMLGRSMAYALAVDGQRGVENMLAIFAKEMRVAMTLTGVTSIGQIDESTLVDAVR, encoded by the coding sequence ATGATCATTTCATCCGCATCCGACTATCGTGAGGCAGCCCGCCGCAAACTCCCGCGTTTTTTATTCGACTACATCGATGGCGGCGCTTATGCGGAGCATACGCTGCGGGCCAACAGCGCCGACCTGGCCGACATCAGCCTGCGTCAGCGCATTCTGAAAAACGTCGAAACCCTGAGCCTTGAAACCACCCTCTTCGACCAACCGCTGGCAATGCCGATCATTCTGGCGCCGGTCGGCCTGACGGGCATGTTCGCCCGTCGGGGTGAAGTGCAGGCCGCAAAAGCCGCGCAAAACAAAGGCATCCCGCTGTGCCTGTCGACGGTATCGGTGTGTTCGATCGAGGAAGTCTCGAGTCAAAGCCAACAACCCCTCTGGTTTCAGCTGTATGTATTGAAAGACCGGGGCTTCATGAGAAACGCGTTGGAGCGTGCCAGGGCCGCCGGGGTGCAGAACCTGGTGTTTACCGTGGATATGCCCACGCCCGGTGCCCGCTACCGGGACGCACACTCGGGCATGTCCGGGCCTTTTGCCGCCTCGCGGCGAATTTTCCAGGCCATGACCCGCCCCGCCTGGGCCTTCGATGTCGGCGTCATGGGCCGTCCCCACGACCTGGGGAATGTGTCGAAGTACCTGGGCAAGGCGGTCACGCTCGAAGACTACATGGGTTGGCTGGCCAACAACTTCGACCCTTCGATCAGCTGGAGCGACCTGGAATGGATTCGTGAATTCTGGAAAGGCCCGATGATCATCAAAGGCATTCTCGACCCCCAGGATGCCAGGGACGCGGTCAGCTTTGGCGCCGATGGCATCGTCGTGTCGAACCACGGTGGGCGACAGCTGGACGGCGTGCTTTCCACGACCCGGGCCTTGCCGCCGATCATGCAGGCCATCGGCAATGACCTGACGGTGCTGGTCGACTCCGGGATCCGCTCGGGCCTGGATGTCGTCCGGATGCTGGCGCTGGGAGCCAAAGGCGTCATGCTGGGGCGCTCGATGGCCTATGCGCTGGCTGTCGACGGTCAACGCGGGGTGGAGAATATGCTGGCTATCTTTGCCAAGGAGATGCGCGTGGCGATGACCCTGACCGGGGTGACGTCAATTGGTCAGATTGATGAGTCCACGCTGGTGGATGCTGTTCGATGA
- a CDS encoding MFS transporter, translating to MSEHVQPLEAVRSAGTSRETQKVIFASSLGTVFEWYDFFLYGALAAVISKQFFAGVNDTTAFIFALMAFAAGFIVRPFGALVFGRLGDMIGRKYTFLATIILMGVATFCVGLLPTYASIGIAAPIILVVLRMLQGLALGGEYGGAATYVAEHAPMGKRGFHTSWIQSTATLGLLLSLLVVLACRYFTGDQFEVWGWRIPFLFSIILLGISTWIRMSLHESPAFVKMKEEGKLCKSPLRDSFGKWENLKVVLIALFSINAGQAVTFYAAQFYVLFFLTQFLKMDPALANSLLIVSVIIGAPFFIFFGWLSDKVGRKPVLMIGLLLATALYFPIFKSIAHYANPAIDQASRQAPITVLADPATCTFQFDPVGKAKFDSPCDKVKTFLVKQGLPYSSAAAPAGSGVQVSVGDVKIDGYDEAALRGAVTLAGYPSQADTQQVNKSMIVALMVVLIIISAMCYGPLAALMVELFPTRIRYTSMSLPYHIGNGWFGGFLPTVSFALVVYTGDIFYGLWYPVVITGVSLVVGLICLRETKNVDLDTN from the coding sequence ATGTCAGAACATGTTCAGCCACTGGAAGCCGTACGCAGTGCGGGGACCAGCCGCGAGACCCAGAAAGTCATCTTCGCTTCATCGCTCGGGACGGTGTTCGAGTGGTACGACTTTTTCCTCTACGGCGCCCTCGCGGCGGTCATCAGCAAACAGTTTTTCGCCGGGGTCAACGACACCACCGCCTTCATCTTTGCGCTCATGGCGTTCGCCGCCGGCTTCATCGTGCGGCCCTTCGGTGCACTGGTGTTCGGCCGGCTTGGGGATATGATCGGGCGTAAATACACCTTCCTCGCCACCATCATTCTCATGGGCGTGGCGACCTTCTGCGTCGGGCTGCTGCCGACCTACGCCAGCATCGGCATCGCGGCGCCGATCATTCTGGTGGTGCTGCGCATGCTTCAGGGCCTGGCCCTGGGCGGTGAATACGGCGGCGCCGCCACTTACGTCGCGGAACACGCGCCGATGGGCAAACGCGGGTTCCACACCAGCTGGATTCAGTCCACTGCAACCCTCGGCTTGCTGCTGTCACTGCTGGTGGTCCTGGCCTGCCGCTACTTCACCGGGGATCAGTTCGAAGTCTGGGGCTGGCGCATTCCGTTTCTGTTTTCGATCATCCTGCTGGGCATCTCGACCTGGATTCGCATGAGCCTGCACGAGTCGCCGGCCTTCGTGAAAATGAAAGAGGAAGGCAAACTCTGCAAGTCGCCGCTGCGCGACTCCTTCGGCAAATGGGAAAACCTCAAAGTCGTCCTGATCGCCCTGTTCAGCATCAACGCCGGGCAAGCGGTGACCTTCTACGCGGCGCAGTTCTACGTGCTGTTCTTCCTCACACAGTTCCTGAAAATGGACCCGGCCCTGGCCAATAGCCTGCTGATCGTCAGCGTGATCATCGGCGCGCCGTTCTTCATCTTTTTCGGCTGGCTGTCGGACAAGGTCGGACGCAAACCGGTACTGATGATCGGCCTGCTGCTGGCCACCGCGCTGTACTTCCCGATCTTCAAGTCCATCGCCCACTACGCCAACCCGGCCATCGACCAGGCCAGCCGCCAGGCACCGATCACCGTGCTGGCCGACCCGGCCACCTGCACCTTCCAGTTCGACCCGGTGGGCAAGGCGAAATTCGACAGCCCGTGCGACAAGGTCAAGACGTTCCTGGTCAAACAGGGCCTGCCCTACTCCAGCGCAGCGGCCCCGGCCGGCAGCGGCGTGCAGGTCAGCGTCGGTGATGTGAAAATCGACGGTTACGATGAAGCGGCCCTGCGTGGCGCGGTGACATTGGCGGGGTATCCGTCACAAGCCGATACGCAACAGGTCAACAAGTCCATGATCGTGGCGCTGATGGTGGTGCTGATCATCATTTCCGCCATGTGCTATGGCCCGCTGGCGGCGCTGATGGTCGAACTGTTCCCGACCCGCATCCGCTACACCTCGATGTCCCTGCCCTACCACATCGGCAACGGCTGGTTCGGCGGTTTCCTGCCGACCGTGTCGTTTGCCCTGGTGGTGTACACCGGGGACATCTTTTACGGGCTGTGGTACCCGGTGGTAATTACCGGGGTGAGCCTGGTGGTGGGGCTGATCTGCCTGCGCGAGACCAAGAACGTGGATCTGGACACCAACTGA